Proteins from a genomic interval of Gadus morhua chromosome 19, gadMor3.0, whole genome shotgun sequence:
- the stoml2 gene encoding stomatin-like protein 2, mitochondrial has product MLRTVLRSGGALLKNTQLTNQRLRLAPAQQRWASSLPMNTVVLFVPQQEAWVVERMGRFHRILEPGLNFLIPILDRIRYVQSLKEIVIDVPEQSAVSLDNVTLQIDGVLYLRILDPLKASYGVEDPEYAVTQLAQTTMRSELGKLTLDKVFRERESLNHNIVNSINQAAEDWGIKCLRYEIKDIHVPPRVKESMQMQVEAERRKRATVLESEGQREAAINVAEGCKQSQILASEGEKAEQINQAAGEAQAILAKAEAKSRAIKLLSEALAEQNGGAAASLSVAEQYVAAFSNLAKESNTLLLPANTSDITGMVTQAMSIYSTLAKPSGRLEALSSGTSEKQSEAPPSPSLSSQ; this is encoded by the exons ATGCTACGAACAGTGCTGCGGAGCGGCGGCGCCCTCCTGAAG AACACCCAGCTGACCAACCAGAGGCTGCGGCTGGCTCCGGCCCAGCAGCGATGGGCTTCCAGCCTGCCCATGAACACGGTGGTGCTGTTCGTCCCCCAACAGGAGGCCTGGGTGGTCGAGAGGATGGGCCGCTTCCACCGAATACTAGAACCG GGTTTAAACTTCCTCATTCCCATCCTGGACCGGATCCGCTACGTACAGAGTCTCAAGGAAATCGTCATCGATGTCCCAGAGCAGTCTGCTGTGTCCCTAG ATAACGTCACTCTGCAGATTGATGGAGTGCTGTATCTGAGGATCCTGGACCCATTAAAG GCTAGTTACGGTGTAGAAGACCCGGAATACGCCGTGACCCAACTGGCACAGACCACCATGCGCTCTGAACTGGGCAAGCTCACCCTGGACAAAGTATTCAGG gagagggagagtctgAACCACAACATCGTGAACTCCATCAACCAGGCAGCAGAAGACTGGGGCATCAAATGCCTCCGCTACGAGATCAAGGACATCCACGTCCCCCCACGCGTCAAAGAGTCCATGCAGATGCAG gtggaggcggagcgcaGGAAGAGGGCCACGGTGCTGGAGTCGGAGGGCCAGCGGGAGGCAGCCATCAACGTGGCCGAGGGCTGCAAGCAGTCCCAGATCCTGGCCTCTGAGGGAGAGAAGGCGGAGCAGATCAACCAGGCCGCCG GTGAGGCTCAGGCCATCTTGGCCAAGGCTGAGGCTAAATCCAGAGCCATCAAACTGCTCTCAGAAGCCCTGGCTGAGCAG AACGGGGGCGCGGCCGCCTCTCTGAGCGTGGCGGAGCAGTACGTTGCGGCGTTCTCCAACCTTGCCAAGGAGTCCAACACCTTGCTGCTGCCCGCCAACACCAGCGACATCACCGGCATGGTCACgcag GCGATGTCCATCTACAGCACCCTGGCCAAGCCCAGCGGCCGTCTGGAGGCCCTGTCCTCAGGGACCTCAGAGAAACAGAGCGAagcacccccatccccctccttgtcctcccagtag
- the pigo gene encoding GPI ethanolamine phosphate transferase 3, with the protein MKRLPILCLLLWLCALFYVGIYLFVSGFLLVRLEVNRTSACDDVLQPGGQQRDFCGAKPRFKRTLLLIVDALKIDFARYDPANKTPRPYENKLPVLEETTSLRPTHSRLYPFRADPPTTTMQRIKGFTTGSLPTFIDVGNNFASSAILEDNIIHQFGQIGKRLVFMGDDTWESLFPKKFQRSLPFPSFNVKDLHTVDNGILQHLYSTMVGDDWDVLVAHFLGVDHCGHRFGPDHPAMGQKLTQMDGVIRAVMERLQNDTLLVVMGDHGMTDTGDHGGDSQKETDAALFLYSPTPLFPGPPSQSEPEVVPQTDLVPTLALLLGAPIPYSNVGQVLLPLFPEAQVQGAVAGLSQLEALWVNVKQVNRFLETYSSMARDIPPESLAALQAHFSRLSSAYLASSPASSPASRQELVESMQAYLTAVRETCRATWARFNPHKMAAGLVILALACLLCFMVSQASGALGAGGRGLLTVPVATAAAVAAAAAAGQAFTRGSVELTWCVAPAVLVSELVMLRGVRRWVGAKVEAKHWSGSAHLLLPPLLVAGLRCASLLSDSYVIAEGRVVTFLLLSLGLYVPVRLHWDGHLLPPPHDPQKPPAGLLPPPPPPAMVRRESYVLLGCLGLLVGGAYLSLSFHACREEQGACTPSPFLSPLARMQDSRLKNLHYGLSLGALALWTHLLRRWLRHYGNLNASGGAVLAARWALPLAAVGLGLNWAVSGTPEGSFRNLAELIGAAQVALPRALYALLGLAAALLWADPLTVFLKTRGPAPGRGSRALATAAPPPLPRYRASTGISPHAELQHLIPQIYQRMRRSLEDSEQQLAAGREVDTRPAVEAYGLGTVYSAPLLLLCGLLGLGLLLLHPEGMAVSFLLLLLEMAALLHIHASAISLAGLQGVHSGDFSVPWTPLVLWALASSQFFHATGHLPTFSSIQWGAAFVGFPGGHSGTLLPATLVALNTFSSHILFAVACPLLLFWPLVCEVRGGAGGGGAAGQEEGEDAVMEMRLRENPQQFSSALLQLATRYLTVLGVQVLASVCAAAVLRRHLMVWKVFTPKLMFETCGFLVSSVFLLVGVGLVLRTDLAVGRWFRRLLHADASR; encoded by the exons ATGAAGAGGCTCCCcattctctgcctgctcctgtgGCTGTGCGCCCTGTTCTACGTGGGCATCTACCTGTTTGTGAGCGGCTTCCTCCTGGTGAGACTGGAGGTGAACCGGACCAGCGCCTGCGACGACGTGCTCCAGCCCGGCGGGCAGCAGAGGGACTTCTGCGGGGCCAAGCCGCGCTTCAAGAGGACCCTGCTGCTCATCGTCGACGCCCTGAAGATCGACTTCGCCCGCTACGACCCCGCCAACAAGACGCCACGGCCCTACGAGAACAAGCTgccggtgctggaggagacgacCTCGCTGAGGCCCACCCACAGCCGGCTGTACCCCTTCCGCGcggacccccccaccaccaccatgcagAGGATCAAGGGCTTCACCACGGGCTCCCTGCCCACCTTCATCGACGTGGGGAACAACTTCGCCTCCAGTGCCATCCTGGAGGACAACATTATCCACCAGTTTGGGCAGATAG GGAAACGTCTGGTGTTTATGGGCGACGACACCTGGGAGAGCCTCTTCCCCAAGAAGTTCCAGCGCTCCCTGCCCTTCCCCTCCTTCAACGTGAAGGACCTCCACACCGTGGACAACGGCATCCTGCAACACCTCTACTCCACCA tGGTGGGGGACGACTGGGACGTCCTGGTGGCGCATTTCCTGGGCGTGGACCACTGTGGGCACCGCTTCGGTCCGGACCACCCAGCCATGGGCCAAAAGCTCACTCAGATGGACGGGGTGATAAG GGCGGTGATGGAGCGACTGCAGAACGACACCCTGCTGGTGGTGATGGGCGACCACGGCATGACGGACACCGGAGACCACGGGGGGGATAGCCAGAAGGAGACGGACGCGGCCCTCTTCCTCTACAGCCCCACGCCCCTCTTCCCCGGCCCGCCCTCCCAG aGTGAACCAGAGGTGGTTCCTCAGACAGACCTGGTGCCCACCCTGGCCCTGTTGCTAGGGGCGCCCATCCCTTATAGCAACGTGGGTCAGGTTCTGCTGCCTCTGTTCCCTGAGGCCCAGGTGCAGGGTGCAGTGGCAGGCCTCAGCCAGCTGGAGGCGCTGTGGGTCAACGTGAAGCAG GTGAACCGTTTCCTGGAGACGTACTCCAGCATGGCGCGGGACATCCCCCCTGAGAGCCTTGCCGCACTCCAGGCCCACTTCTCCCGCCTCTCCAGCGCCTACCTGGCCTctagccccgcctccagccccGCCTCCAGACAGGAGCTGGTGGAGTCAATGCAG gcTTACCTCACCGCCGTCCGCGAGACCTGCCGCGCCACCTGGGCCCGCTTCAACCCCCACAAGATGGCGGCCGGCCTGGTGATCCTGGCGCTGGCGTGCCTGCTCTGCTTCATGGTGTCTCAGGCCTCCGGGGCGCTGGgcgccggggggcggggcctgctgaCGGTCCCCGTGgcaacggcggcggcggtggcggcggcggcggcggccggccaGGCGTTCACCCGGGGCAGCGTGGAGCTGACGTGGTGCGTGGCGCCCGCCGTCTTGGTGTCGGAGCTGGTGATGCTGAGGGGCGTCCGCCGCTGGGTGGGAGCCAAG GTGGAAGCCAAGCACTGGAGCGGCTCGGCCCacctcctgctgccccccctGCTGGTGGCCGGCCTGCGCTGCGCCTCGCTGCTCTCCGACAGCTACGTGATCGCCGAGGGCCGCGTggtcaccttcctcctcctctccctgggcCTCTACGTCCCCGTCCGCCTCCACTGGGACGGCCACCTGCTGCCGCCGCCCCACGACCCCCAGAAGCCCCCCGCCGgcctgctgccgccgccgccgccgccggccatGGTACGCCGCGAGAGCTACGTCCTCCTGGGCTGCCTGGGGCTCctggtgggcggggcttacCTCTCGCTGTCCTTCCACGCCTGCCGCGAGGAGCAGGGCGCCTGCACGCCCTCGCCCTTCCTCTCGCCGCTGGCCCGCATGCAGGACAGCCGCCTGAAGAACCTGCACTACGGGCTGTCCCTGGGCGCGCTCGCCCTCTGGACCCACCTGCTGCGGCGCTGGCTGCGTCACTACGGCAACCTCAACGCGTCGGGTGGCGCGGTGCTGGCGGCGCGCTGGGCGCTGCCCCTGGCGGCGGTGGGCCTGGGGCTGAACTGGGCGGTGAGCGGCACCCCCGAGGGCAGCTTCCGCAACCTGGCGGAGCTGATCGGCGCGGCGCAGGTGGCGCTGCCGCGCGCCCTCTACGCCCTGCTGGGCCTCGCCGCGGCCCTGCTCTGGGCGGACCCTCTCACCGTCTTCCTGAAGACCAGGGGCCCCGCGCCCGGCCGGGGGTCCCGCGCCTTGgccaccgccgcccccccgccgctgCCCCGCTACCGGGCCAGCACGGGCATCAGCCCGCATGCCGAGCTGCAGCACCTCATCCCGCAGATCTACCAGCGCATGCGGCGCTCCCTGGAGGACTCGGAGCAGCAGCTGGCGGCGGGCCGCGAGGTGGACACGCGGCCCGCCGTGGAGGCCTACGGCCTGGGCACGGTGTACTCCgctcccctgctgctgctgtgcggcctgctgggcctggggctgctgctgctgcaccccgAGGGCATGGCGGTGtccttcctgctgctgctgctggagatgGCGGCCCTGCTGCACATCCACGCCTCCGCCATCAGCCTGGCCGGCCTGCAGGGGGTGCACTCGG gagACTTCAGCGTGCCCTGGACCCCGTTGGTGCTGTGGGCCCTGGCCTCCAGCCAGTTCTTCCACGCCACGGGTCACCtgcccaccttctcctccatccaGTGGGGCGCCGCCTTCGTGGGCTTCCCCGGGGGCCACAGCGGCACCCTGCTGCCCGCCACCCTGGTGGCCCTCAacaccttctcctcccacatccTGTTCGCAG TGGCTTGCCCTCTGCTCCTGTTCTGGCCTCTGGTGTGTGAGGtaagagggggggctgggggaggaggagcagcaggccaagaggaaggggaggatgcAGTGATGGAGATGAGGCTGAGGGAAAACCCTCAGCAGTTCAGCTCTGCTCTCCTGCAGCTGGCCACCCGCTACCTCACCGTCCTGGGAGTTCAG GTACTGGCCTCTGTGTGTGCGGCTGCGGTCCTCAGAAGACACCTCATGGTGTGGAAGGTCTTTACACCCAA GCTGATGTTCGAGACGTGTGGCTTCCTGGTGAGCAGCGTGTTCTTGCTGGTGGGAGTGGGCCTGGTCCTCAGGACGGACCTGGCCGTGGGCCGCTGGTTCCGGAGACTCCTCCACGCCGACGCCTCCAGGTAG